Proteins found in one Miscanthus floridulus cultivar M001 chromosome 4, ASM1932011v1, whole genome shotgun sequence genomic segment:
- the LOC136550816 gene encoding L-ascorbate oxidase homolog produces MAPPPPAPFLLLLLLAALAGADDPYRYFTWTVTYGPITPLGTTQQGILINGQFPGPRIDCVTNDNLVVTVINALDEPFLLTWNGIKQRKNSWQDGVAGTNCAIPPRGGNYTYRFQTKDQIGTFFYFPSLALHRAAGGFGALNVYQRPAIPVPYPPPAGDFTLLVGDWYAAASPHADLRRDLDATGALPPPDALLINGAPSGGTFVGDRGGTYLFRVSNVGLRASVNVRIQGHALRLVEVEGTHPVQNVYDSLDVHAGQSLAFLVTLDQPPLDYAVVASTRFTPTNELTAVATLHYAGATARAPGPLPLAPPAAGPFDYGWSLNQARSFRWNLTASAARPNPQGSFHYGSIPTSRTLVLASSSSAPVDVAVGGPRRCAVNGVSFVVPDTPLKLADNYNIADVIDWDTLPVRPDATAGAGAGTPVLRLGLHEFVEVVFQNTESELQSWHLDGYDFWVVGYGDGQWNETQRQTYNLVDAQARHTVQVYPNGWSAILVSLDNQGMWNLRSAIWDRQYLSQQLYLRVWTPEQSFSNEYAIPTNAILCGKAAGLPH; encoded by the exons ATGGCACCACCTCCGCCCGCGCcattcctcctcctcctgctgctcgccgcgctcgccggcGCCGACGACCCCTACCGCTACTTCACCTGGACCGTCACCTACGGCCCCATCACCCCGCTCGGCACCACCCAGCAG GGCATCCTGATCAACGGGCAGTTCCCAGGCCCACGCATCGACTGCGTCACCAACGACAACCTCGTCGTCACCGTCATCAACGCCCTCGACGAGCCGTTCCTCCTCACCTGGAACGGCATCAAGCAGCGGAAGAACTCGTGGCAGGACGGCGTGGCGGGCACCAACTGCGCCATCCCGCCGCGTGGGGGCAACTACACGTACCGCTTTCAGACCAAGGACCAGATCGGCACCTTCTTCTACTTCCCCTCGCTCGCCCTCCACCGCGCCGCGGGCGGGTTCGGCGCGCTCAACGTCTACCAGCGCCccgccatccccgtcccctaCCCGCCGCCGGCTGGCGACTTCACGCTCCTCGTCGGTGACTGGTACGCCGCCGCCTCACCCCACGCCGACCTCAGGCGGGACCTCGACGCCACCGGCGCGCTCCCGCCGCCGGACGCGCTGCTCATCAACGGCGCGCCGTCCGGGGGGACGTTTGTCGGGGACCGAGGTGGGACGTACCTGTTCCGCGTGTCCAATGTCGGGCTCCGCGCCTCCGTCAACGTCCGGATCCAGGGCCACGCGCTGCGGCTGGTGGAGGTGGAGGGGACCCACCCGGTGCAGAACGTCTACGACTCCCTCGACGTCCACGCCGGCCAGTCGCTCGCGTTCCTCGTCACGCTCGACCAGCCGCCGCTCGACTACGCCGTCGTGGCGTCCACGCGCTTCACGCCCACCAACGAGCTCACGGCCGTCGCCACGCTGCACTACGCCGGCGCCACGGCCCGCGCGCCGGGGCCGCTGCCGCTGGCGCCGCCGGCGGCGGGGCCGTTCGACTACGGTTGGTCCCTGAACCAGGCGCGCTCGTTCCGGTGGAACCTGACGGCCAGCGCGGCGCGCCCCAACCCGCAGGGCTCGTTCCACTACGGCTCCATCCCGACGTCCAGGACGCTCGTGCTCGCCAGCAGCTCATCCGCCCCCGTCGACGTCGCCGTCGGCGGCCCGAGGCGGTGTGCCGTCAATGGCGTGTCGTTTGTTGTGCCCGACACGCCGCTCAAGCTCGCTGATAACTACAACATCGCCGACGTCATCGACTGGGACACGCTCCCCGTGCGGCCCGACgccaccgccggcgccggcgctgggACGCCCGTGCTTAGGCTCGGCCTGCATGAGTTCGTCGAGGTCGTGTTCCAGAACACGGAGAGCGAGCTGCAATCGTGGCACCTCGACGGATACGACTTTTGGGTTGTAGG GTACGGCGATGGCCAGTGGAATGAGACGCAGCGGCAGACATACAACTTGGTGGACGCACAAGCAAGACACACAGTTCAG GTGTACCCGAACGGGTGGTCGGCGATCCTGGTGTCGCTGGACAACCAGGGGATGTGGAACCTGAGGTCGGCGATCTGGGACCGGCAGTACCTCAGCCAGCagctctacctcagggtgtggaCGCCGGAGCAGAGCTTCTCCAACGAGTACGCCATTCCGACCAACGCCATCCTCTGTGGGAAGGCCGCCGGCCTTCCACACTGA